Proteins encoded within one genomic window of Fragaria vesca subsp. vesca linkage group LG1, FraVesHawaii_1.0, whole genome shotgun sequence:
- the LOC101293924 gene encoding THO complex subunit 4-like: MTTTLDMSLDDMIKSKRGGNRYRTRERGGGRGPRGGRGGRGSFIGGRMVRRGPPPAAINARPSAHTIAKSFRRTKHFPWQPDLFEESLRAAGISGIEIGTKLYVSNLHYGVTNEDIRELFSEIGELKRYAVHFDKNGRPSGSAEVVYTRRSDAFAALKRYNNVLLDGKPMKIEIVGVNEGMPISARVNVTGVQGRKKRTVVMTPRPAHAGGYALPAVNRGPGPSRSTHGGIRNGRGISRGRGRGRGRGRGRGQGSEWKKKPVDKSVDELDKELDTYHAEAMQT, from the exons ATGACTACTACTTTGGATATGTCACTTGATGATATGATTAAGAGCAAAAGGGGTGGTAATCGTTATAGAACCAGAGAACGCGGCGGCGGAAGGGGTCCTCGCGGCGGTCGGGGTGGCCGTGGGTCTTTTATTGGTGGAAGAATGGTTCGGAGAGGTCCTCCCCCGGCAGCAATAAATGCTCGACCATCTGCCCACACCATTGCCAAG TCCTTCCGCAGAACCAAGCATTTTCCGTGGCAGCCAGATTTGTTTGAAGAGAGCCTCAGAGCTGCCGGGATTTCAGGGATTGAAATTGGCACAAAATTATATGTGTCCAACTTGCACTATGGAGTGACAAATGAGGATATAAGG GAACTCTTCTCTGAGATCGGAGAGCTGAAGCGATATGCAGTTCATTTTGATAAAAATGGACGACCAAGT GGCTCAGCTGAAGTGGTTTATACCAGAAGAAGTGACGCATTTGCAGCATTGAAACGGTATAATAATGTCCTATTGGATGGGAAGCCTATGAAAATCGAGATTGTTGGTGTCAATGAGGGAATGCCAATTTCTGCTCGTGTTAATGTGACAGGAGTACAAGGAAGAAAGAAGAGGACAGTTGTAATGAC GCCCAGACCTGCTCATGCTGGTGGCTATGCTTTGCCTGCAGTAAATCGTGGTCCTGGCCCTTCTAG GAGCACTCATGGAGGGATCAGGAATGGCCGTGGAATTTCACGTGGGCGTGGGCGTGGGCGTGGGCGTGGGCGTGGACGTGGACAAGGATCTGAGTGGAAGAAGAAACCTGTTGACAAGTCAGTTGATGAACTTGACAAGGAACTGGATACCTATCATGCAGAAGCCATGCAAACTTAG